Within the Vibrio tasmaniensis genome, the region TGCGTTGTTACTAAGACCACAGCATATAGTGGCGAGTCATGATGTCGACAGTAACCTGTCAGTGTTGGAACAACAATTTATGGGCGACCACTGTCGTTATGTGATTGAAGCTAACGGTCAGAAACTGTTAGCAACGTCTTCTGAGGCTCTAGGTGTTGGTATGCCAGTCACCGTCAAAGTAGATACCAAAGGTGTATTGGCGTTTTAATGATACGCAGTAAGTATCGTTTTGCCGAAAAGTAAAATGCATTCGTAAAAAAGCCCAGTACTTTGATACAGAGTACTGGGCAAGAGTTCTTCACCTATAGGCTTTAACAAGGCAGTGGTTTGTTAAGTCCCATTCAAAACTGCTGCACTCTATAAGTCTATAGAGAGAGGAAGTCTTTCACTTTTTGAAGAACACGTTCTGCAGTGTCTTTATCTTCCATTTCTGCGAAGATTCGCAGTAATGGCTCTGTTCCTGAGAAGCGAGCGATCACCCAGCCGCCATTCTTGAAGTACACTTTGGCACCATCTTCATAGCTAACTTTTTCAATTTCGTATTCAAATTCAGGCAGTTGTTTCTCTACGTAAATCTTGGTGTAGAGCGCTTCCTTCTCTGAAGGTTTAAACTTGCAATCGCCTTCTGCCGTATAGGCATAGCCATACTTCGAGTAGATTTCATCAAGCAGTTCAGACAGTTTTTTACCTGTCACGCTGATCATCTCAACCAGTAAGCTTGAAGCAAATACGCCATCTTTACCTTTGATGTGGCCACGTATGGTTAAACCACCCGAACTTTCACCACCAATCAGTGAGTCATCTGCTTCCATTTGAGAACTGATATGCTTAAAGCCTACAGGAACCTCAAAGCTCTTCTCGCCATGATCCGCCGCTACTTTGTCGAGTAGATGCGTGGTGGCGATGTTACGAACGACTGAGCCCTTCCAGCCTTTGTATTCCAGTAAGTAGTAGTAAAGTAGGAGTAGCACTTCGTTAGGGTGAATGAAGTGACCTTTCTCATCAATAATGCCCAGACGATCGGCATCGCCATCAGTACCAATACCAATGTCATAGCCTTCTGCTGCAACTAAGTGCTTCAAGCGATAGAGCGTTGCGGCATTTGGTGATGGCATCAAGCCACCAAAATCTGGGTTTTTGCCATCGTTGATGACGTCGACATCACAACGACCGTTGATCAGCACTGTCTGTAGAGCATTTTTCGCTACGCCAAACATTGGGTCAATCAGCACGCGTAGATTGGCTTTTTTGATCGACTCGATATCGATGAAGTTAATGATCGAATCAACAAAGTCGTTCATCGGGTTGATGATCTCGATTTCTTTGTCGTTTAACGCTTGTTCGAAATCGACTCGTATAACATCTTCGTTGGTCAGTGTTGCGATTTGCTGTTCGATCTTCTCTGTGATGATCTCGTCAGCATCGCGTCCACCTTCAATGAACACCTTGATGCCGTTATAGTCCGCAGGGTTGTGAGAAGCGGTAATACACGCCGAGTAGGTGCATCCCATCTCTTTTGCTTGGAACATCACGATAGGTGTTGGAACGAACTTATCAATGAAGCTTACTTTGATGTTGTTCGCTGCAAGTACTTCTGCAAACCAGCATGCCGCTTTATCTGAAAGGAAACGTCTGTCGTACCCAATAACGAATCCATTCTTGGCTGCATTTTCATTATTGATGATGTTAGCGAGTGCTTGTGCCACCAAGCGAACATTGTCTCTGGTGAACTCTTCACCAATGAAAGCGCGCCAGCCACCTGTACCAAATTTAATCATTAGAAAATCCTTTTAGTCTCATGGTCTCAAGCCTGTAAAGACTTGAGACCAGAGCTGTTCGTTAAATTGCGTGACTAGCCTAGAACAACGACAACATCGTTCACGCTGCCTTCTGCTTGGACTGGGATAGCGCCTTCAACTGACTCACCATTGATAGTGATAGAGGCAACGCCTTTGCTGACTGCATTTGGGTTTTGCACCGTGATGTTGTAAGTCGCGCCGCGCCATTGACGAGTAACCTCAAATTCCGGCCAATCAGTCGGGATACAAGGATCAACCGTTAAGCCTTCAAAGCCTGTGCGAACACCAAGAATGAAGTTGGTTACCGCAAAGTAAGCCCAACCAGAGGTACCTGTTAACCAAGGGTGGTTTGCACGGCCGTGGTCTTGGTGATCTTTACCCATGATGAACTGCACGTACGAGTATGGTTCTGCGTAGCGTGTTTCAATCATGTCGTTTTGGTTGTACGGGTTGAGTGCATCGTAGAACTTCATAGCACGATCACCACGACCTAGCTTCGCTTCTGCTACCCAAGCCCATGGGTTCGGGTGAGAGAAGATTGCGCCATTCTCTTTTACGCCTTGATAAACGCGAGTCACAAAGCCGATATCATCGTTTGGTGTTGCGAATGAAGGAGAATTTAGGTGCAAGCCGTATTCAGAGAATAGGTTCTCATCAACAGCGTCCATCGCTTTCTCGCCACGCTCTTGAGAAACCGCGCCAGATAGAACCGCTAGCGTGTTTGACTCAAGGTGTACACGACCTTCAGCTTGTTGAGCGGTACCGATCTTGTCGCCATTTTTTGTTAGACCACGGATGTACCAGCCACCTTCGTCATCCCATAGGTGTGTTTCACAGGCTTCACGTACGTTCGCGGCCATTTCTGTGTATTTAGCAACGTCAGCATCGTTATTGCGGAACTTAGCTAGGTCTAGGAATTCTTGTAGAGCCCAGAAGTGCAGGAATGAAACCATTGAAGATTCACCGCCACCAAGGTTCAAACAGTCATTCCAGTCTGCACGAAGGCCCTTACAGATACCTGTTTGCCCCACGTATTCTGCAGAAAAGTTCAGTGCCGCTTTCATGTGTTCGTAAACTGTCGCTTCGCCACCGTCTGCGTATGGGATCACTTCGTCAAAGAAGTCGTGCTCACCGGTTTCCATTACGTATTTGATAATGGTCGGAACGATCCATAGGTGATCATCAGAACAGGTATCTTCAATGCCGTGGATCTTGTCGTCATCAGACGGCGTTGGAACAACCGTTGGCGATTTTGAAGGCTCAACGTCTGCTTTCTCTGGATCAAACCAGTCTGGATCGAATAAGTGTAGACCGTAGCCGGCTTTCACTTGGCCGCGAAGCAGATCGATAATACGTTTCTTGGTCATTTGTGGGTTGGCATGAGGCACTGAGATCGCATCTTGCGCAGTATCACGGTAACCAAGACCTGTACGACCACCCACTTCAATGAAGGATGCAAAGCGCGACCACACAACACAGGTTTCCGCTTGGTATAGCGTCCATGTGTTGATCATGGTGTCTAAGCCTTCGTTTGGAGACTTAACTTGGAATTTGTTGCAACGCTCGTCCCAGTGATCTTTGATGCCTTGGAAAGCGGCATCTACGTTGGCTGTGTTTTGGTACTTCTCACGTAGGCGCTCACCGTTGCCTTTACCGATACCTAGCACGTAAGCAAAGCGAACTTCTTCACCCGGCTGAATCGTAAATTGCTTGTGCAGAGAGCCACAGTGGTTGTAACAGGTTTGAGCGCTGTTAGAACATTTACCGTTCTCAACCGCAATTGGGTTCGCTTCATCACGGTACATGCCAAGGAAGTTGTCACGTTGTCCATCGTAGCTGTCTGGTGAGAAAGTTGAAGCTAGGTAGTAGAAGCCTTCAAAGTCGTTAGTGTTGTAGTACAGGTCGTATTCCAGAACACCTTCTTGGTAAGACGTGCCCGCAGAGTACAAAGACATCTGATGGTTCTGGTTATCTGATTGGATGTGGCTGAAAGAGAACTCAACAAACGAGAAAGTACTGATAGTACGTGGCTTGTCAGTGTTGTTCTTTAGTACAACGTCCCAAACTTCTGCATCTTCACCCTTAGGAACGAATAGCGTTTTAGTTGCGGTAATACCGCTGTATTCACATTTGAACTTTGAGTATGACAGGCCGTGACGAACTTCGTAGTTCGCTTCATCTAGGCTTTTTGCCACTGGCTGCCAAGAGATAGACCAGTAATCACCCGTCTCATCATCACGCAGGTAAACATAGTGTCCAGGACGGTCGAAGGTGCCGTTTGGACGGAATTTAGTAACACGGTTGTATTCCGGAGAATTGTAGAACGAGTAGCCGCCTGCATTGTGCGAAATCACGGTACAAAACTTTTCAGTACCTAGGTAGTTTGTCCAAGGTGCTGGTACATCAGGGCGAGTGATGACGTATTCGCGGTTGTCGTTATCGAAATAGCCGTATTTCATTGTCATTTCCTTTTTAACAAACTGCATCTATGCAGCTAATTTTTAAATAATGATGCTAAGTCGTACCTGACTGAGCACCTTAATTTGAGTCAGCAACCGCTCGATGTGAGTGTCGCTTTGGTTTTGTTTTATTCAGCTTTCCAAGGGTTGCGATAATCAACATTGAGTCTGTCGAGTAATGGCAGATGCCCTTTTAGGCGAGATAGGTAATCTAGCCAGTTTCGGTTGTTTTTATGTGTCCAACATCCTTCAGCTAAAGCGCTAATTCTTGGGAATACCATGTAATCCATACGCTTTTGGTTGGTGACGATCTCACACCATAGAGCACACTGAATTCCGCGAATCCGTTTACGAATTGGGTCGGTGTCGGATATCTCAGCAAGTGCTTCGTAGGTATAAGCTTGTTCTAATGGGATAACGGCAGCCCAATCGACGCCCGGTTCTTCCGGTGCATAATCTTGGGTCATGTCGAGGTAGGTAAATTGTGCAGGTTGCAGAACCACATCAAAGCCTTGGCGCGCACAGTTCACAGCCGCTTCTTCGCTGAGCCATGAGTAGATGATGGTCTCTTTACTGACCTTGTCGCCGTGTTGTGCTTCTTCCCAACCCACCATGCGCTTGCTGAGTTGCTTGAGTTTGTTTTCGGCGTAGCGGAATAGGTGACCTTGCAAGTCTTTACTGTCTTGGTACTGGTGCTCTTTCATTAGTGCTTGAGCTGCAGGGCTGTTGCTCCACACTCCGGGTGGTACTTCGTCTGCGCCCATGTGAATTAATTCGCTAGGGAAGAGTTCTGCCACTTCTTCAATGACGGCATCTAGAAATTGGTAAGTACCCGGTAAACCTGGGTTTAGTACGTTGTCATTGTAGTGCTGAATACTCTTGTATTGAGTCGTGTCGGCTTGCTCAACTAGCATGTCAGGCAGTGACTTTATTGCAGCGCGGCAATGTCCTGGGATGTCAATCTCAGGAATAACCGTGATGCTACGCTGCTCTGCGTATTCAATGACTTCGCGAATCTGTTGTTGCGTGTAGAAGCCACCATAGTTTTCAGCAAGGTGTGTGTATTGCGGCTCTAATGCATGTTCAGGACCACGCCACGCACCGATTTCAGTCAGTTGAGGCAGGCTCTTGATCTCAATTCTCCAACCTTCATCATCGGTTAGGTGCCAATGAAAAACGTTGAATTTGTAGTACGCCAGTTGATTGATTAAGCGCTTCACTTGCTCTACTGAATGGAAGTGACGCGCGCAATCCAACATCATGCCGCGATACTTAAAGCGGGGGTGATCGGCGATTTTGCAGCATGGAATAGAAAAAGTTTCGGCATCCAGTTGTTGAACCAATTGAATCAGACTTGCCACGGCGTGTGTAAACCCAGACTGGCTACCTGATTCAACCATTATCTGTTGTGCTGTGACGGTGAGTTTGTATTCGGCTTCGTCTAATGTTGGATTGCTGCGAAATAGAATGTCATCGCCTTCTTCTGTTGGAAGCGCGTTTGAAAGAGATAGCTCAAAAGTAGAAAGTAATTCTTGTTGCAGCCAAGATACCGCCTTATCAGCAAGGTGAGATTGAACCTCAATTTCGCATTCGCAGCTTAGTGCGAAGCTACCTAGCTGAAGTTCGAGCTGATTTGGCTGAGGAATCAATGCAATTTCAGCAGCGTTAACTTCAGGTATTTGATTGCGTTCACGATATGGTGAAGCCAAAACAATCGGTGATATCGCGACAGGCAGTACCGATGTTTCTCCATCATGATGTGATTGGATAAAGGCATCATTAAGGCCATCAGAATAGAAGCGGAATGGTGCACTTTGAATACTGAATTCAAGGTAGTAATGGTTGTTGGCCTTTAACACTGGTGAACTTGGTTTGAACGAGCAATAGCTTCCAACTTGAGTCAGTTCACCTTGCGATAGACTTTCAGGAAGGATGAATCGGTCAAAGGCAAAATGCAGAGACCAATCTTTTACGTCGAGGTCACTTAAGTTATGTACCGTAAGGCCAAATCGGCAGTTATTTTTTTGTTCAGAAAGAACAGCTAAGTCGATGCGATAATTCATATAACTTCCCTGCTAAGCCTGTTGATACAAGTTGTGTAGTGGTTTCCCGGCAAACATCAATGCGCCTTCGATAGCGTCAAATTGAGGTTTAACGATCCATTGTTGTACTGGTGGTGATAGCCAGTTGAGAATACGCTCAGCGATACTTCCCATTAAGCACACCTTGTCAGCGCCTTTTCGATGCAGCGCTAATACAAACATTTCGATATCGGCTGCAGTCTGCTTAAGCATCTCTGTAGCCAGTTCATCGCCTTCATTTGCCAGTTGAAAAATGACGGGTGAGAATTGACCGTAATCCTTTGGAATCGCGCCTTTTGACCATGCCACGATCGCATCAACATCATTATTGAAATGATTCATAACATGTTGAGTCAGTGGGGTTTTGTTACTAATACCATCTTCAGCGAGTAGAACTTGCTGAATTAAACGAAGGCCCATCACTGCGCCGCCGCCTTGGTCAGAAATTGGAAATTCACGACCGCCAACCACGTGTTGTTCGCCGTTGTTTAGGTAGATACCACATGAACCTGTACCACCAATCATGATCGCGCCGTCTTGGCCATTATGTGCACCAATACATGCACCATAGGCGTCTGTATTGAGTGTCATACTTGCGAAAGGGTGTGCTTGTGCCATGAAGTCGAGCCATGCTGACTTCTGTTCAGCACCAGCTAGCGCCAAACCAACATGCATATTAGAAAAATCGTTAGAGTTGAGTTGCCCTTGTTGTGCGGCTTTAGTAATCGCATCAACAATTGAACTCATTGCAACATCGACACCCAAAAGGATGTTGGCACTGCCACTTTTCGCTTCACCAATGAGTTTGCCTTGGTCATCACGAATGCGAGCACGGCAAGATGTACCGCCACCATCAATACCTACGTAGTAAAGCGTCATGATTATTGCTCCTTACTTTGTGCTAGGAAGTTGAACTGCGCAGCCGTTGCTAGCAAATACCACGCCCCATGAGGGATCCATTGTTCACCCCAGCGCCAGTTTTGAAGCATGTCGTCTTTCTGTGCTGGTGGGTTGAATGCGATGTCTTGTTCATCTTCGAACCCAGCCGTGATGCCGTTGCAGACACCACCTTTTGCATTGAAGAAGCCAAGCTGTGGTAGATAATCTGGGTTGTTATAGCCGTGACCATCGAGCATACACATGTGATATGGGTTGAGACCTAAGATCCAATCAAGGCTGTTTTGTGAAAGCTGAATTAGGCGCTTTTGAAGATCCGCATTTTCAATGTGTGGTTGAACTAAGTACGCCATGGTGGCGAGTGAACCAAGGCGAGCATTTTCACCTTGCCACCAATAGCCTGTTTCGTTCTGTTGAGCGACAAAGAAGGCATCGCGCTTATCACCATCGACAGACTTAACGTACTGTCTTGGGTAGCCAAACGGGTTGATGACTTTGTCGGTAATATTGATTTCGAACTGACATGCTTTTTCAACAACCGTGCGCGCTTGTTCTTTCAGTTCTGCACTGGTTTCATTGTCGATGTACTCGCAAAGAGCAATCACTGGAAGGCCTGCTTCAGCTGCATGGAAATAAGGGCGAGAGCCATCAGAGTTTGCCGACCAGAAGTGGGCAAATGAGTCATCGGATTGCTGACGAGCGATCAAGCGACTCGCCCAAGTTCTTGCTTCTGTTAAGTATTGAGAATCTTGTGTAACTCGGTACAACTCGTTGGCAGCGAGTAGGGCACAATACTCATCGATAATGTTCTCTTCACCGTCATTTAGGTATTGGAGGTTGTACTCTTTTAGATGCCAGTAACCTTTTGCAGCTGTATCAAGATAGGTTTGGCTAGAGTAACTGCCAGAGGTTTCAAGTTCAGAAGCTGCGGCTAATGCTGCAATAGCAACGCCTGCACCTTGTCGATAGCCCGCTTGCAAGTCGGTTGATTTATGGCCTTCTTGAGTAGCATAAGCGCAGATGTCGCGTTGATTGATGTCTTTGCTCCACTTGTCGAATACTGTCATATAGAAGTATCCAGCCGCGTCTTGCATGCGCACTAAGAAATCTGCACCGAATAGGGCTTCTTCAGTCAGGCGAGTCATGGAGAATTTCGGGAAGTCTGGATTATTGCTGGTTAAGCGCACGCTTTTAAGCATGTTCCAAACAACCATAGGGATCTGTTGAGGATTTAGGTAGTTGCCATAAGACAGGTGGCTAAAGTACTTGCTTACGTCACCAGATGCGTCGTGCCAACCGCCATGGACATCGACGTATCTGTCAGTGCCCATAATTTGTGCTTGTCGATCTTTTTTGTCGAAACTACCGCCACAGCGTTGTGACTTAAAGTAATGAAGCACATCAGAAAACGTGTGGTTCATTAATAGGTTGCTACCAATCTCAAATACTTCAGAGCGTAGGTTGTCAAAACGTAGGTAGTAGCGACCTGATTCAGTGAATGAACTGAAATCGATAGTGAAGAATTGCCCTTGATGCCAATTTGCTACGCGGCCTTGTTTAACCACATCAAAACTTCCGACAGTGATATGGTTGTCGGCACACACCAAAAGTGCAGTCGTACTTGATAAGCGAGCTTTCTTCGTTTGCAGAATAGCCTGCTTTGGAGCCGTGGATTCGTAGCCAATATGGTTGTCGGCACACACCAAAAGTGCAGTCGTACTTGATAAGCGAGCTTTCTTCGTTTGCAGAATAGCCTGCTTTGGAGCCGTGGATTCGTAGCCAATATGGTTGGTCAATAACAGCATCAATATTCTCCGACAGTCCTAGTTTCTATTGGCTAGGTACTTGAATGTTTTGGATATAAAATGTTTTGGATACAAATAGTTAGGGTCCGCAGACCCTAACGGGCATTTATTGCTTAGCTTTCGTGTAGGTAACAACGTACAAAATGGTTCTCTGCGAGTTGAGTGACACCCGGTAATTGCTCTTTACACTTGTCCATTGCGTGAGTGCAACGGCCTGCAA harbors:
- a CDS encoding phosphoglucomutase/phosphomannomutase family protein, with protein sequence MIKFGTGGWRAFIGEEFTRDNVRLVAQALANIINNENAAKNGFVIGYDRRFLSDKAACWFAEVLAANNIKVSFIDKFVPTPIVMFQAKEMGCTYSACITASHNPADYNGIKVFIEGGRDADEIITEKIEQQIATLTNEDVIRVDFEQALNDKEIEIINPMNDFVDSIINFIDIESIKKANLRVLIDPMFGVAKNALQTVLINGRCDVDVINDGKNPDFGGLMPSPNAATLYRLKHLVAAEGYDIGIGTDGDADRLGIIDEKGHFIHPNEVLLLLYYYLLEYKGWKGSVVRNIATTHLLDKVAADHGEKSFEVPVGFKHISSQMEADDSLIGGESSGGLTIRGHIKGKDGVFASSLLVEMISVTGKKLSELLDEIYSKYGYAYTAEGDCKFKPSEKEALYTKIYVEKQLPEFEYEIEKVSYEDGAKVYFKNGGWVIARFSGTEPLLRIFAEMEDKDTAERVLQKVKDFLSL
- a CDS encoding GH36-type glycosyl hydrolase domain-containing protein; translated protein: MKYGYFDNDNREYVITRPDVPAPWTNYLGTEKFCTVISHNAGGYSFYNSPEYNRVTKFRPNGTFDRPGHYVYLRDDETGDYWSISWQPVAKSLDEANYEVRHGLSYSKFKCEYSGITATKTLFVPKGEDAEVWDVVLKNNTDKPRTISTFSFVEFSFSHIQSDNQNHQMSLYSAGTSYQEGVLEYDLYYNTNDFEGFYYLASTFSPDSYDGQRDNFLGMYRDEANPIAVENGKCSNSAQTCYNHCGSLHKQFTIQPGEEVRFAYVLGIGKGNGERLREKYQNTANVDAAFQGIKDHWDERCNKFQVKSPNEGLDTMINTWTLYQAETCVVWSRFASFIEVGGRTGLGYRDTAQDAISVPHANPQMTKKRIIDLLRGQVKAGYGLHLFDPDWFDPEKADVEPSKSPTVVPTPSDDDKIHGIEDTCSDDHLWIVPTIIKYVMETGEHDFFDEVIPYADGGEATVYEHMKAALNFSAEYVGQTGICKGLRADWNDCLNLGGGESSMVSFLHFWALQEFLDLAKFRNNDADVAKYTEMAANVREACETHLWDDEGGWYIRGLTKNGDKIGTAQQAEGRVHLESNTLAVLSGAVSQERGEKAMDAVDENLFSEYGLHLNSPSFATPNDDIGFVTRVYQGVKENGAIFSHPNPWAWVAEAKLGRGDRAMKFYDALNPYNQNDMIETRYAEPYSYVQFIMGKDHQDHGRANHPWLTGTSGWAYFAVTNFILGVRTGFEGLTVDPCIPTDWPEFEVTRQWRGATYNITVQNPNAVSKGVASITINGESVEGAIPVQAEGSVNDVVVVLG
- a CDS encoding beta-N-acetylhexosaminidase produces the protein MNYRIDLAVLSEQKNNCRFGLTVHNLSDLDVKDWSLHFAFDRFILPESLSQGELTQVGSYCSFKPSSPVLKANNHYYLEFSIQSAPFRFYSDGLNDAFIQSHHDGETSVLPVAISPIVLASPYRERNQIPEVNAAEIALIPQPNQLELQLGSFALSCECEIEVQSHLADKAVSWLQQELLSTFELSLSNALPTEEGDDILFRSNPTLDEAEYKLTVTAQQIMVESGSQSGFTHAVASLIQLVQQLDAETFSIPCCKIADHPRFKYRGMMLDCARHFHSVEQVKRLINQLAYYKFNVFHWHLTDDEGWRIEIKSLPQLTEIGAWRGPEHALEPQYTHLAENYGGFYTQQQIREVIEYAEQRSITVIPEIDIPGHCRAAIKSLPDMLVEQADTTQYKSIQHYNDNVLNPGLPGTYQFLDAVIEEVAELFPSELIHMGADEVPPGVWSNSPAAQALMKEHQYQDSKDLQGHLFRYAENKLKQLSKRMVGWEEAQHGDKVSKETIIYSWLSEEAAVNCARQGFDVVLQPAQFTYLDMTQDYAPEEPGVDWAAVIPLEQAYTYEALAEISDTDPIRKRIRGIQCALWCEIVTNQKRMDYMVFPRISALAEGCWTHKNNRNWLDYLSRLKGHLPLLDRLNVDYRNPWKAE
- a CDS encoding N-acetylglucosamine kinase, whose protein sequence is MTLYYVGIDGGGTSCRARIRDDQGKLIGEAKSGSANILLGVDVAMSSIVDAITKAAQQGQLNSNDFSNMHVGLALAGAEQKSAWLDFMAQAHPFASMTLNTDAYGACIGAHNGQDGAIMIGGTGSCGIYLNNGEQHVVGGREFPISDQGGGAVMGLRLIQQVLLAEDGISNKTPLTQHVMNHFNNDVDAIVAWSKGAIPKDYGQFSPVIFQLANEGDELATEMLKQTAADIEMFVLALHRKGADKVCLMGSIAERILNWLSPPVQQWIVKPQFDAIEGALMFAGKPLHNLYQQA
- a CDS encoding glycoside hydrolase family 9 protein, with the protein product MVCADNHIGYESTAPKQAILQTKKARLSSTTALLVCADNHITVGSFDVVKQGRVANWHQGQFFTIDFSSFTESGRYYLRFDNLRSEVFEIGSNLLMNHTFSDVLHYFKSQRCGGSFDKKDRQAQIMGTDRYVDVHGGWHDASGDVSKYFSHLSYGNYLNPQQIPMVVWNMLKSVRLTSNNPDFPKFSMTRLTEEALFGADFLVRMQDAAGYFYMTVFDKWSKDINQRDICAYATQEGHKSTDLQAGYRQGAGVAIAALAAASELETSGSYSSQTYLDTAAKGYWHLKEYNLQYLNDGEENIIDEYCALLAANELYRVTQDSQYLTEARTWASRLIARQQSDDSFAHFWSANSDGSRPYFHAAEAGLPVIALCEYIDNETSAELKEQARTVVEKACQFEINITDKVINPFGYPRQYVKSVDGDKRDAFFVAQQNETGYWWQGENARLGSLATMAYLVQPHIENADLQKRLIQLSQNSLDWILGLNPYHMCMLDGHGYNNPDYLPQLGFFNAKGGVCNGITAGFEDEQDIAFNPPAQKDDMLQNWRWGEQWIPHGAWYLLATAAQFNFLAQSKEQ